Sequence from the Ascaphus truei isolate aAscTru1 chromosome 3, aAscTru1.hap1, whole genome shotgun sequence genome:
acaggctctggtatAACCTTTTTTGAGtcctgcactctctctagcagtgcaccaattgtatcttggGACTGCCTGATCACATCATCTTcgccacagaactttgcatctttggtcctcttctgctgcactgacagacatttaatGAACCCCGAAGCAAATCAATCACAGCAGAACAgatgatcagcaacttagctaattacttatcattgtgtggattgtattgatgcacatattcaaggggtaaaaatacaattaaataaaaaaggcaccttgaactgcagctttaagacccaGTTAGAACTGCACTTGCTAATAGTGAGCACAGATATATAATGAATATAGTCCCAAAATAGAGGGAAAATGAAAGTGCTTAGCCTATGCAGTAGCTAACAAAgagctaaggctgcgcttataatgccggcgacgcCATTGCGTGCGTTTATAGTAAGTGTGACGTGACGGCTTGGtcacaatcgctggaagtcatctcaatttgatttttccagcgaccgcagcctgacgtcactataagcgtagcctaagcaTGCGCAAAAGTGCTCAGAAAGCTAGTGAGCTCAAAAAAACTAAAGTCCTCTATACAGAATAATCCCTGGAGGGGGTAACTTTACATGAGGCAGGAATCAATACGGTTATTGCAAACTCTGTGAGATCTGTAATTAGACTTGCACAGAATACAGGCCAGAAAAAGAAACCCACCGGaaacattaccccccccccccccccctggaggtCCGTGTGCCCCTCTTATTTCTGTCATGCCATTACATACAATGTGTAACCCAGGCAGGGAGATCCCTCCCAGCGGAGAGCACCGGCACACTGTGTATTgtataaggcctcgttcagggtgcctgcttcgcgACATGTGCGCACTTTCGAAACAAAGTGTTTAAAGTAGATATCCGTTCAGGGTAGAAGCTACCCTgtcgccgaagtacggagttgacgcttgctacaatttgcataaacaactcaagttgttttttcaagttgcagcagcgtcactggtacttcaGCAGCTAATGGAATCATTCGGGAAAGTGTAGGGGGAAGAGCAACAcccatccctaacctcaggtctgtagacCCGCCTCCTGAACGCTGgaaaaggtctgctggggatgatgtgcacacatcgcccagcagcctgagacgcgcgcacaccccccacctcctgtctctgccaccctgaacgaggcctagggcctcgttcagggtgccagctgcaggactcggagggagggcgggaggcatGCAGTGcgggagtttgctgggcgatctgtgtttatcccccagcagacttttcacgttggggagggggcggggttacacacagcagggtaagtatcgaggttgcagtcatgaaatcattctgaagaatgatttctttggctgcctaggtcccagtgacgccgctgcagctccaaaaaacgaaattttcgtttattgaaactgtagtcagcttcaactcctggcttcggagacagggctaCCCTGACAaacagtattcaaattgaatactttgtttctcacggcaacacgcctccctccgaagccagcaccctgaacgaggccttatatGGTGGAGTGCTCAAGGACCCCTCTCCCTAGCAGTAGATTGCCCATCAGCATCTTTAGTTACACCTCTGCTGTGGAAAGGAGTTATTTCTCCGTTACCAATCCACACAATAACCTCCCCCACAGAGAAACAAGAGCCAAGCGTGGAACCGTTTTGCACTTTAATAAAACAACCGGTACAAAGCTGTGCAAGAAGATGTAATTTGAAGGCAATTTTTGTTGCTCGGGCTGCCTGTCACCCTCCGGACAAGTCACCCCCGCAGATCACGTGGCATTCTGTTGCAGCTGCTGCGCTTGGTGACTGTTTTGCTGAGTCCTTGGTTGGCACCCGGCGTGCTTTGCCAGCTCCCCGGGCAGTATATGCCTGACAGCCGCCTGGATCTCTTGGGAGCTCGGCTCCTGCTGCTTCTTGTGCCGCGACAACATGGATCCCTCCGAGGCCACTCGGCACAGGATGTCAGTAACGAAGGAGGTGAGGACGTGCATGGCCTTGGCAGTGATGCCGGAGTGTGGGTGCATCTCCTTCAGCATCTTCCGCAGGACGACGGCATGAAACGGGTTCCGGCGCCTCTCCCTCTGCCTAACTGCCCTTTTAGGCGCCTTCTCCGGAGATTTCTGGGTTGCTCGTGGTGCCATCCTATGGTATCCGGATATTTTGCCGCCAACGCCTTTCAAGAGACTCCGGGATAACTGTCATCCCGACACCTGTCCTGCGCTACTTTTATACCCGCGGTGGGGGATGAAGGACGGAGCATACCGATTGGCGCACAATGGGTCGGACTTGGCCAACCAAATGGCTGCGCGTCAATTGTTGACGTCAGAGCAGCAACGGCACGTGACAGCTTTATATGTTTGGCGGCCGTTAGGTTTTAAACAAGGCGATGTGAGGGAGCGCGTTGTGGTCTCTCCTTTACCTGCATTCGTGTAATACATTATGTTTTAAATCCCGAGCTCAGTATGTGTCACACTTCTGGTGCGTTTTAGTTGAGGTATCCTAGATGAGACCACTTTTACGAATCAACTTCTCATACCGAGTAacctgatgtgtttttttttttggttaggggTGGTGATTCGTCGTATACAAATTGTCTGCAAGACACGTACATATTACGGCTGTTATACGCGTAGCCACGATGACGTGCAGAGCATTGTGATGGTACGAGTTATTACGTCACGACTTGTGTAAATCCCGACTCTATACCTACCcctacccccccaaaaaaaatctgagAGCAGTGTAATGTATACAGGTGAGGGAGTAAGCGCTCAAAACCCTGTAAAAGTGCACCCTTACATTCGGGAGTTTCCCCTTACAAAGCATTTCCATGCTTGGGAACATGTTAAACCCCTGAATGGACTAAGGAAATCCATAATTAACATTAATTAGTACCTCTGCTGGGGAAAGGAGTCGCTGCTCCGTTAACAACCCACACAATAACCTCCCCCACAGAGAAACAAGAGCCAGGCGTGGAACCGTTTTGcactttaataaaacaaacggTACAAATCTCTGCACGATGTCATTTTAAGGCAACTGTTGTTGCTCGGGTTGCCTGTCACCCTTCGGACAagttccactcccccccccccccccggagaccACGTGGCATTCAGTTACAGCTGCTGTCCTTGGTGACGGTTTTGCTGAGTTGGTGGGTAATTGGTTGGCACCCGGCGTCCTTTGCCAACTCCCCGGGCAGTATGTGCCTGGCAGCCGTGTGGATCTCCTGTGAGCTAGGCTCCTGCTGCTCCTTGTGCCGCGACAACAGGGATCCCTCCGAGGCCACCCGGCACCGGATGTCATTAACGAAGGAGGTGAGAACGTTCATGGCCTTGGCAGTGATGCCGGTGTGTGGGTGCATCTCCTTCAGCATCTTTCTCAGGGCGGCTGCTTGAGACGGGTTCCGGCGCCTCTTCCTCTGCCTAGCTGCCCTTTTAGGCGCCTTCTCCGCAGATTTCTGGGTTGCTCGTGGCATCCTATGGTATCCAGATATTTTGCCGGCACCGTCTTTCAAGAGACTCCGGGATAACTGTCCTCCCGACATCTGTCCTGCGCTGCTTTTATAGCcgcggtgggggggtgaaggacggAGCGTCGTGATTGGCGCACAATGGGCCGGACTTGGCCAACCAGATGGCTGCGCGTTAATTGTTGACGTCAACGCAGCAACGGCACGTGACAGCTTTATATTTGGCGGCCGTTATCTTGCTTTTCAAACAAGGCGAGGCGCGCAACTCATAGCTGATGTGAGGGAGCGCGTTGTGGTCTCTCCTTTACCTGCAATCGTGTATAATACTGTCAATCTGAGAGCAGTGTAATGTACACAGGTGTGGGAGTAACCGCTCCAAACCCTGTAATAGTGCACACTTACATTCGGGAGTTACGCATTTCCATGCTTGTGAACATGTTAAAAACCCCTGAATGGACTAAGGAAATCCATAATTTTAATTAAACCTCTGCTGTGGAAAGGAGTTATTTCTCCGTTACCAACCCACACAATAACCTCCCCCACAGAGAAACAAGAGCCAAGCGTGGAACCGTTTTGcactttaataaaacaaacggTACAAAGCTGTGCAAGAAGATGTAATTTGAAGGCAATTTTTGTTGCTCGGGCTGCCTGTCACCCTCCGGACAAGTCACCCCCGCAGATAACGTGGCATTCTGTTGCAGCTGCTGCGCTTGGTGACTGTTTTGCTGGGTTGGTGGGTCCTTGGTTGGCACCCGGCGTGCTTTGCCAGCTCCCCGGGCAGTATATGCCTGACAGCCGCCTGGATCTCTTGGGAGCTCGGCTCCTGCTGCTTCTTGTGCCGCGACAACCGGGATCCCTCCGAGGCCACCCGGCACAGGATGTCAGTAACGAAGGAGGTGAGGACGTTCATGGCCTTGGCAGTGATGCCGGAGTGTGGGTGCATCTCCTTCAGCATCTTCCGCAGGGCGGCAGCATGAAACGGGTTCCGGCGCCTCTCCCTCTGCCTAACTGCCCTTTTAGGCGCCTTCTCCGGAGATTTCTGGGTTGCTCGTGGTGCCATCCTATGGTATCCGGATATTTTGCCGCCAACGCCTTTCAAGAGACTCCGGGATAACTGTCATCCCGACACCTGTCCTGCGCTACTTTTATACCCGCGGTGGGGGATGAAGGACGGAGCATACCGATTGGCGCACAATGGGTCGGACTTGGCCAACCAAATGGCTGCGCGTCAATTGTTGATGTCAGAGCAGCAACGGCACGTGACagctttatatattttaatttggCGGCCATTAGGTTTTAAACAAGGCGATGTGAGGGAGCGCGTTGTGGTCTCTCCTTTACCTGCAATCGTGTAATACATTATGTTTTAAATCCCGAGCTCAGTGTCACACTTCTGGTGCGTTTATTAGTTGAGGTATCCTAGATGAGACCACTTTTATGaattaacgtgtgtgtgtgtgtgtgtgtgtgtgtgtgtgtgacactgtgtttttttttttttttgtggacctttggcccgtcactccgcctcaggccaatgcgaggtgtggggggcgggccaagggggtggtgtgagtgtgtgaggccaatgagaggtgtgcgggggcgggcggcccaagggaccaatgacattgccgctagggacaccggacatccaggcaggcaggcaaacatacagtgctttcactaatatagtatataagatatatatatatatatatatatatatatatatatatatatatatatatatatatatatgtagaggtatcagtaccgtgttagccgagcttcaataatcaaaaaaataatataaaaaaaatagtttaccttttgcttcattcattgtaacatcgccggaagaagagatcagtgtatctcgaaagctcgcacaaataaaagcatttcgttagccacagaacggtatcatctatttatttttttatttttttgatatatatatatatatatatatatatatatatatgtatatatgcagtggtcgacaaatcaccaaaaaatctactcgccgaacaaaaaaatctactcgccaccaagtaccaaacgtgtgctgcttgggccaataggagctcgccacgatgttaaatccactcgcccggagcgtgcaaatgtataggtttgtcgaacactgtatatatgtatatatatatgtgtatatatgtatatatatgtatatatatatatatatatatatatatatatatatatatgtatatatgtatatatgtatatgtatatatatatatatatatatatatatatatatatatttatatatatatacagtgctcgacaaacccggtcgcccactcgccaggtgcgaacggaaattggcccgtggccagctacttttcccccctgctctgcgcaaattttaaaaaaattaaaaaaaaaaaataacaaaaaaaatatcctcctggctgattggccaattggtcgtgacgcggaatggagcccttctctgtaggggtaatggcttctcctcgcgcgcgcggtccgtctccgtctcctgcccgcgcttccctcctcatcccctccagtctccgctcctgtcgggcaagagatgacagcaggggatttctccccccatctcccccccccccctgccccgcttgccctccggttctgctcctgtccctgtggctgctcgcgcggggcaggagatgacagtgggcgatgttcccccgtccctacggtccccgctttcccccagtggctgctcccgatgccagcagggatgttcccctcggtccccgtggctgtctccgcttccccacccccccacaaatttaaaaaaataaataaataacaaaacaaaatatcttcctggctgattggccgtgacgcggtcgtgacgcggaatggagcccttctctgcaggggtaagtaatggctgctcctcgcgtgcgcggtccctgtctcctgctcgcgcttcccttctcatcccctcagtctccgctcctgtccccgtggctgctcgcgcggggcaggagatgacggcaggggatttcccccccacccactccccggtcccgcttgccctccggttccgctcctgtccccgtggctgctcgcgtggggcaggagatgacagcggggaatgtccccccccccccccaaacctgcttcccctttggtctccgctcctgtccccgtggctgctcgcgcgaggcaggggattcccccccccctgtcccgcttgccctccggttccacagagtgtgtatgtatgagagagagtggtgtgtgtgtgtgtgtgtgtgtgtgtgtgtgtgtgtgacaccaaaggtaccccccaccccagtcagtcatccccccaccccacccagtcatccccccaccccacccagtcagtcatccccccatcccacccagtcagtcatccccccatcccacccagtcatccccccatcccacccagtcagtcatcccccccaccccacccagtcagtcatactccccccccacccagtcagtcatactcccccccacccagtcagtcatacccccccagtcagtcatacccccccacccagtcataccccccccacccagtaagtcatacccccccccacccagtcagtcataccccctcagtcagtcataccccccacccagtctgtcatacccccccacccagtcagtcatacccccccacccagtcagtcataaccccccccacccagtcagtcataccccccacccagtcagtcataccccgcccacccagtcaatcataccccccccaccaagtcaaacatacccccccacccagtcagtcatacccccccagtcagtcataccccccccacccagtcagtcaccccccacccagtcagtcatcccacccccctgcccagtcaccccacccagtcagacagtcagtaatccccacccagtcagtcagtaatccccacccaatcacccacccagtcaccccacccaatcacccacccagtcaccccacccaatcacccacccagtcaccccatcaccccacccagtcaccccatcaccccacccagtcaccccatcaccccacccagtctcccatcaccccacccagtcaccccatccccccacagtcaccctctctccgtctctcaccctctctctctcccctctgtctctccctctctctctccctctcaccctctctctcaccctctctccatctctctctcaccctctctcggtctctctctcaccctctctccgtctctctctcaccctctctccgtctctctctcaccctctctccgtctctctctcaccctctctccgtctctctctccgtctctctctcaccctctctccgtctctctctccgtctctctctcaccctctctccgtctctctctcaccctctctctctctctctgtctcaccctctctctgtctcaccctctctctgtctcaccctctctctgtctcaccctctctctgtctcaaaatctggatctggatattttatttaccctgtatatcttaactgccctatactacaccgaaataacctatactgctttcttccagatctgactcaagcttcacacagaagacattggaatcccccgtaacccagaagacaggtagggaacacatcccctccaatgtataacattgtgggaatgaggtacctggacattgagggtctgcggatcaggtaagatcccaggtgggattgctgctttaaacattctgaagcgggggcatccaggcactagttaaggggtgcaggaaactagtcattcacatctggcttttttttctagattcaacatttatacacacacatacacacacacaaaacaaggactaattgtagtataatgtaatacaataaataaacttatgtcaaaaacgaatgttcttactagaaatttattaaatttatttcatttatggttttttttaaatgcggggctgggggcgggattagaggcggggttgggggcgggactagaggcggggactaggtggcgagtagattttttggttcggcgagtagatttttgggtgatttgtcaagcactgtatatatatatatacacacacagtggttgacaaatcacaaaaaaatctactcgccacacaaaaaatctactcgccacctagtaccaaacgtgtgctgcttgggccaatatttactcgcccgggggttaaatccactcgcccggggcaagcaaatgtataggtttgtcgaacactgtatatatatatatgtatatatatgtatatatgtatgtatatatgtatatatatatatgtataatatatatatatatatatatatatatatgtatgtatatatgtatatatatatgtataatatatatatatatatata
This genomic interval carries:
- the LOC142490640 gene encoding histone H2B-like, which gives rise to MAPRATQKSPEKAPKRAVRQRERRRNPFHAVVLRKMLKEMHPHSGITAKAMHVLTSFVTDILCRVASEGSMLSRHKKQQEPSSQEIQAAVRHILPGELAKHAGCQPRTQQNSHQAQQLQQNAT